gtgtgtgagagagggtgtgttttTGGGTGACAGCCCAAGGTAATCAGTGAGTTTCCTGGCTCAATATGGCCTCCATCCGTTACATCTGTACTGTAACAAAGGGAATACTGTGAGAATGTCTTGGTCCCTTAACGCGTGCAGAGTCACTGGGGTCCAGTGCTGTGTGCCCAGACGTTTTAAACTAAATGAAATTTAGTTTTTTCTAAAATGAAAAGGTTTGCAGGGTTCATGACATGACGCACGATGCAGGACCAAAAGTAAAAGTCTATACATTCGGCCTTTCTGTGGGAAAGTGCTACTGCATGGGGCTTACATTCATGATGAGGGCCAGCAGGGACAGGGAGGGCAGAGAACTGAGCACCATCCAGACAAGTGCTAGGCATCTCAGCTACATAGACAAGGAGTGAGTGAACAACACACTGTAATGTGGACTATTGGCACAAAGGCCCACTATTGTCTCTCTTGTGTGTCTTTAGACAGCTAGACGCATTTTGATGGATAATGTCATGGCCTGCTGCAACAGTGATTGGTGCTGGAACAAACAGATAAGAGAGGTGTGATGGTTGACAGTTTAAGGGTCTGATTGTCACAGAACTAATGCTGGTTAACTGAGTTTCACTCAATTGGAAGTCTTCTTTTATCAATGGTTTTACTTCCCCTATCCTATAAACACCACCTCTTTGCCAAACTCTCTCTCATTCCTagttctctcctgctctccctgtctctctactccctctctgtctttctctatctaccTTGTGTTTAACTGTTTGTGGAATCAGGGAAGGCGATATCGCTGCCAAACACTTCTCGGTAGAGTGGAGGAAAACTGTGGGCTGTCTCGGGGTGAAGCAGGCGGAAAAACTCCAGCTTGTCAATGTGTAGATTGCAGATAGACTTCATCTGGGAAAGCTTTGAAACCATCTGAAAAATAACAAATGATAATACGTGTTTATTACACATTGAATGCCAGAAATGtaacaatgtgtttttttttgctcccaTGAGTTGAGTGCCAACAATGTAATAATATgcttttcttttagtttagttttttttttaaacttggagATTCATAGTTTTCCCTCATGATTTTGCACACCAATACAACCTACTGGAGGCTGAGAATCTCGCCTTTTAGACAAGCTATGATAAACTATGAGTCCGTAGATCTAATTCTATTCTAACTATTCTGTGGCTGtccaaaaataaacataaaaaataatctaGACTGCTGCCAAAATTCCAAAAACAGTGTGACAATTGAACACGTAAAATTGCGCACATTAATTACATCGAAAGTATGCAGTGAAATTAAAATATATagattattatataattaatataaattcgcatttattttaattataataattataattattataatttatataatataaatTATTTGCAAGAAAGCAAGGCACGCGCTCATTTCTTAGACAAATTGAATAATGCCATTGCCAGCGCTGTTATATGATATGTGACACATATAGACAGACGTGCTCATGATTCTGTCACAGTGTTCCAGCTTTAGTGAGCGGGGGGGGGCATGTACCTTCTCCAGTTTCTCAGCGGGGGCTCCAGCCATATGGAGACTGTGCTGCAGAGCCAGGTATGCCTTCTCCTGCAGCTTGTGGACCTGCTGGGTGTCTGTCAGCCAGGGACGATCTACAAGAGGCAGggaacaataacacaacaatcttCAAGCCCTGTACAGTATACATtcttgactcttttttttttttttacattacattacacttagctgacgcttttttgttttatccaaagcgacttatagttagttaggtacagggtattggttacaagcaatgtggggttaggtgccttgctcaagggcacttcagtcatggatgaaggtgctgctgagggcgggatttgaacctgcaaaacCTCTGACCTAAAGACCAGTGCTTGAACCATTGAGCCATGACTGCTCCGACTTTTTAAACACAGTGAACTATAATCAGTGTCCATCCCTGCCCATTTCGACACTCATCAGGGTCTAAATCCAGTTGCTAGTCATGTTAATGGTAATGCTAATTGCTAATGTTAATTCATGCTAATtagtttttcttcaatatcttgTGAACAGAACGTCGTAGAGACAGTGCTAACACTGTACATATTTCAAGATGCATGATGCACATACACAGCTGCAAATGTCGACTTTGTGTACTGACCTGGAGACAGAAGAACGGCAGCACTGAACAGAGCCATCTCCTCTTCCGACAGCTGCAGACGGCTCAGGCCCTTGGCCAGGTCAAACACCTCGTTTACAAGGTCATCACAGCCTGCACAAAAacatgcaacacacaaacacagatcaaGAGAAGGGTTAGAGGAGGTCGAAAGAATTAATACATTTGTCACTAATAGGACACACCCTGTGAATTAAGTCCTAAGTGCAGAAAATAGTGCTTAACCAAGGTTTCCACAAAATtagatacattacattaccaatGTTGTCATACTGTGGTGTTCCACAAAAGCATAGGTGTAGTAAGCAGAGATAAATAACTGgcctttttaaaggtgcactgtgtaagattgtggccagagtaagtattgcaactatgctgctcattgaaactgtgctgtctactgccaaatttgatcttttcatgaatatttactaaataatgaactaatattcatTTGTATGGTAAGTACAGCAAGTTTTCCCGCTTGTAAGTGACATTCACATAAACAGCAGAGCCTGTAGAACAGCACTCACCTAGAGCCTTGAAGAGGTGAGGACTGGCAAACTTGCCATCGAAAAACATAGTGTTGTTAGAGGAGCTGTACGCCCGGCAGACACGCACCAGTAGCACCTCTAGGCAGCCTGCAGAGATTCCCCATAAACaaagagaacgagacagagaagagagagagagagagagagagagagagagagagagagagagagagagagagagagagagagagagagagagagagagagagagggaagcgggAGATGCTCGACCGTGCAAAACATACAGAATGCACATGAAATTTTGATCCAAATTAAAAGAAATACAATAATGTGAAGTTGTTCGAATAAAACCAAGTTTGAAATAGGAGAACCACATTCAACCAACGTGAAGTTCGAACATTTCATCAATATTGAATATTTATATATAGTGATATATAGTTATATAGttagatatataaatatatagtTATATACAGTGAGTGTTTAGAAATAGAGATGAATAAATAGAGAGGTTTTGAAGAAACAAATAATGGATTTTAGGAAAGGAATTAAGTTTTAAAATTGGTAAAATGCAAAAGAGAGCACATAAAGAGAGAAGTTTGggagacaaaaaggaaaaaagaacacACATTAACTACTGAAATATTACTGCTTTCAAAATGTCAGTGCATGTCTGGTAGTGTTTCCAAGAAAGTGCGTCTGTGACAATATGTGTGTTCGAGAGCATATCCTGACTGTGTATGTTCTGCTTTGCGGTTGCCACCTACCTTTTTCTGGACAAACAGGTACAAATGAGTCATGCAGAGGCACCCTGTTCCCTGCTATGCGCACATTTTTGTGTGTTAAATGACGCAAAAAGACACAAGGTGAAAGCATGCACAGCTACCCTCCCAAGGCAAATAAAGACTCCTCCTTTTCCCGCCTTTGAAGAACTAGACTAACTGGTACATTTCCTTTGAGTGACTCGTGTTTTCTTTTTGTAAAGGGTGAGATATTTtgttgtgtacgtgcatgtgtgtgtatgtgcatgtatgtatgtggtgtgtgtatgggtgtgtgtgtgacacaaagagaaagacacagtGCAAGTCAACATGACGTGGTGATTATAACTGACCTGCTTTGAGCAGGATGATCTGGTCATTCTGGCACAGGTCCAAGAAGCCGGTGATGCGCTTGGCAAACTCCACCACGTACTGGATGGCATGGGTGATGTGGATGGCACAGCGCTGCCACATCCACTCCGcagactgagggagggagggagattgagagagagagttgtcacATATCCATCTGGTACAATTGCTGtggaaaagagtgtgtgtatgcattacattacattacattacattaagcagacgcctttgaccaaagccacTTAACAAGGAGGAtgttcaagcaagtacagagtcaGCACAGTAGTATACAAGTAATTAGTGGCAACATTTACATcataaacaaagacatctaggcgcagtgtacagttgcaacactgacagcgtTGTCCAAGACATGGTAATAATGCgtggatatgcgtgtgtgtgtgtgtgtgtgtgtgtgtgtgtgtgtgtgtgtgtgtgtgtgtgtgtgtgtgtgtgtgtgtgtgtgtgtgtgtgtgtgtgtgtgtgtgtgtgtgtgtgtgtgtgtgtgtgtgtgcatgtgctgtagcCCGACTGAATGGACGTAGAAGAGTAATGGAGCTCACCTTGCACTGGAAGCTGCGGGTCTCCTCGAGTGTGTACTGACTCCACGTGAGCCTCCTCAGCTCCTCGGAGCTGTACTGACACGTCTCCAGGTGGGACTTCACCACATTTTGGGTAATGCgctctacacagacacacacaaatacagacaaatGAATTTCCACTCGAGCATTCAGGCACTTTACATACACTACGTACATAAATTAGCGATTGAGTAAGATCTGATCCAAATGTTTCAAACTTCACAAAactttcaaacaaacacacattcacacggacAGTCTGAAGCCTGTGCTCAATGACCAGGTCCAAACACAATTACCAGGTCCACACACTCACTATGCAGGAAATGAGTATGAGGATAGAGTAAGACCAGCCTTCTCTTTTAGAGCATGCATCAAATCTATGCGAATGCAAACCCATCACCTTCCCTCCCCAGCTCGCTCCCGTCATTGCGACTCACCTATGTCGAGCAGGGAGCAGTCGTCGGGCAGGGCCCCCAGGGGCGAGTGCGTGAGCACTCCGGTCTCCGCCAGAAGCTGGTACTCGTGTTTGACCGGCGGACTGCCCCCGTCGCCCATGTCCAGACTGCTCTGCCCCGGCGAGCTCTGATTGGAGGAGCTGCTGCCGGCCTCTCCGCTGCTGCCGCCGGTACTGCCGCTCAGCATGTCCAGGCCGCTGCAGTACTCGCTGGCCTCCTCCGGGGTGAGCGGCAGCTCGAAGAGCATGTCGGGCAGCGTGGTGATGTCGTCCAGGTCGCTCAGCGTGGTGGTGCTGGAGCCGCCGCTGCTGTAGGAGCGGCTGTGGCCGCCGTCCTCACCGCTGTCATCTCCGCTGCCGCTGCGGCCCCCCAAGCCGCCCACCCCCATCACCGTACCCCCGACCGTACACTCGGCCTGAGACTTCTGGTGCCTCTGCACCTCTTCGTACAGGCTGTCGCGCTGCTTCTTGGACATGCGTCCGAACTTCACCGCTGCAAGAGAGGAATGCTGAGATTAGGCCTATGGTTCAAGCAGTGATGTGAAATTGTATGGGATTGACCGAACGGGTTATGCTGTGAGGGTGAACATTAGAACATGCTAGCTTCATGTAACAACATTGACATGTCGCTGTGTTACATGTTGAATATTTGAATAGTTTATTTCAGATATTTCAACTGTGACAGGAAAGCttgttcctccccctcctcccaacACATGACAAAGATTTGTAATGTTATCTGTTTGAAATGTCTTGGACATCACTGATGCTCACCATCACGGCTCATGCCCAGTGCCAGGCACTTCTGCAGGCGACAGTGCTGACAGCGGTTACGGTTGGTGCGGTCGATGAGGCAGTTCCTCTGTCGTGAGCACGAGTACATGGCATTGTTCTGCTGGCTGCGTCGGAAGAAACCCTGCAAGAGAGGTCAGACAACGGAAGATGTTACATAGTCCTAATGGCTTTAGGTTTCAATCAAAGCACAATAAAGATGTCCTGTAATTGGACTCACAGAAGATTCCAGCATGGTAATGTTGAGTACTCCAGAAACTATTCCATATTTCATAAACTCTCATTTCATAGGCCTTGGGTGTCAACCAATCTACAGAATAGCATCTTACTAAAGGATGTGTCAGAATTCCGCATGGCCAATAGAACTATATAACTGATTTTAAAACTCTTCAATAAATAAAATGGCCTGCGAGGAATTTCCTTTTTAAGGTCTGTTAGACTTATGATGTCTGAGTTTCAAACTGGTCCTCAAAACATGCAAGCAGGCAGAACTCTCCTTCTGACAGTAGGTACCACATGCCTGTTCTTACCTTGCAGCCTTCACATGTGATCACGCCATAGTGGATTCCTGAGGATTTGTCCCCACATATTTTGCAAGGTATGACTTCGATTTGGGCTGCAAAAAGAGACATGAACACAATAAGCCTGGATGCATAAGACCAGTACACATGTCAAACAAAGTAGTTAGCAAAGCAATCATAACAGCCACAGAAAAACAACAATGTTTTGACCGAACAGTATGTACTTACAATGAATTCATGCAAGTATTTTGACCATAGCAAAGAATGAGCAGTGCACTTGGCTACATAAAATACAGAGAGGTTGATGCGTGCTTAACAGCAATTCACCCTTTGAGCATTGAAGCTGTACTTTATGCAGgccttctttgtttttgtttggtatGTTAAAGCCACACCAGCCTGTTCACTTATGTCTCTAACCATTTCTCACGGTGAACAACTCTGTCTCCCCCTAGTAGTAGTCAACACTGTTGTTAAAATGCATGTGAAACAATGAATTCCTGCATCTTAAGGTCAGGAGACAATAATCATTCACCCATTAAGGACTCATTTAAGCATTGGTTGGCTTGCTAAGGTGATTAATTAAGACACTTTACTTTTAAACTTTTAAATGTTAAGGGGGGATATGATGAAATAACCCTTATTTTCTGAACTCAATTAGTCATGGGGATGTCTTATTCAATCATTATGCAATTCCTGCAGATTCACACGACCAGTTGACCAACGCTTACTTCCTGTGGTGTTTTGCTACCAtttcaaaaacataaaaaaatcaaaatggcacACTTCAGAAACACATTATGGCCTTTTTCATATCATCTTGGTTGTAAAGCCATTATTTAGTCTGCCTATGATGCATTTCCATAGCACGTTAGATGTTTCTGTGGGTGCGTGAGAGTTGAGCTGCTCCACTTTAAGACACTGTGTCCTTTCCTCTGTGACAGGAATAGCCTGGAGTCATGTGTCAGTCAGTGCAGTATCCTCTGCCCAAACACCTGCAGACTACACTGTATGTCAAGACCTCAGCTGCCTGTTAGGTAACACACGATAATCAGAGGAATTTTCATATCTGCCTGCCATTCCATTGCCATATTAAGTTATCAGTCAGTTCAATCTTAAAAGACGTAATGAAATTCCCCTTGAGAGATTGTTGTGATTACTATTTGCCTTGATGACGGGTGTGGTACATTAAAAAGTAGGGATCACAGCTCCCCACCAACATAATAGTGCTACAGGCAAGAAAAAATGTCTCTGTCCTCCATTTTGTGCTACTGTGTCGCTCACAATGTCAGCTGAAAGCAATGGCCACGATATATCGAGGCATGCGATGGAAAAATCTGTAATCCCATAAGAAGCgctcccttccccctccccctcccgcgCTCTGTTCATGGTTATATAACTGCCGTCTGCTAACATTCCACAAACACAGTCATTGAGGGTTGGTCAGTCTAGCAGTGCTGTTACTCCGCCCCCCTTCGCCCGGGCACTGGCTGGCTCCTGAGTGAGAGATCTCTGAGTGGCTGCGTGAGGTGTCATTTAACTTGACTGGGCTGTCAGCCCATCTGGATGAGCTGTCCTACTGACACACTTTCCCACTgaaaaggggaggggaagggaggcagGCGAGCATTCACCATTTGaacatgcttttctttttttcaccttttAAGGTGGAACGGTAAAGGACTCCCCTCTTTCTATAGGGCAAATACTATGAGTAATGACAGTAATTACAACACTGAAGTTGTACTCATGAATGATACGATTACTGTTGGACAAATTAGAATAGCAAAAATATTTCATCTGGCTACAGCTCctcaacatacatacatacttatgCTAACTATACAGTTTTTTTCCTGGTCTATGTAATATGGCATACTATTGCAAAATGTCAACTCTGTAGCCATGGATATAGCTACCCGAGCACATGCAGTACAACACAGATAATAACAATAGCCATATAGATGAGCACAAGAAGCCTCTCATTGCAGAGGAAGAACAACTTCTCATGAAACTTGTCCAGATGCAAAATAAAAGAACTGGAACGCAAGGTCTCACTGGTGCCCATGATGTCACAGCTGAGAGGGAGAAACGGTAAAAAAAAGCCAAATTACCCGTCCTTAACTGGTGATTTTTACTAGCCTTGAAGGGACACATAAAATGTGGAAAGtttacttttaaaaattattgaCTACCACAGTAAAGCCACTTGAGACTTAAATGTCTGGTTCTGCCGTCTTGAGCAGGGGTAACTACAACCATGTTGCCGTAGTGCTGTGGTGTACAGCCATGTCCGGGCATGTTTCTGAAGCAACAGTTACGACCAGAGAAAACGATTTATGTGCACTGGTCTCCAGATGTGTAACGACacttgcacagcacacacagactcctATAAAAGCATGGCATGTTAACTACAACCAGCTTTAGGACCAGGGTTCAAAGCTGTAAAATTATTTCAGGGGTTGACAGTTTGGGAAACAATGACTAACAAAACATGATGTGACTTGTGCTACAGAGAGCTATGTTACTGTGTATTATTATACTATCAGCGCCATGCAAATATCAATAGAAATCTACATAGCCAATGTCTGGATGGAAATATACAAACATTATCAACATGTAATAAGGAAACTGATGTCATCAAATCTGATGACCTATCGGTAAACGTTCAACCTACTTTACCTGAACATAAAATTACTTATCTTTCTGTGTAATGGGAGCTTTTTTATGTATGTGAATATAGTTCTTGTATCCATATCAGGGTGTTATGATCAGGTAGCTTCCCTAATTACCCTTTGCGGTGAGCATTACCTATGATCTTGCCTATTTTTGGTTGCTAGGAGTTGGAAAGGTCATACAAACACATATTGGACTTTTGACCTTTTCCTTCATCTCCCAGGCTACAACATACAGCTATAGGCTATTGGgcatgtccttttcacagataaGCTACCTGACTGTACTATTTGCCTATAGGTTTTTACTCTCATAGAAATTATGGCTTTTGGATAGCTATGGAGCATCTCGACTTGTTCATGATTACTTCATGATTTTAGACCTCTAGCGAGTTATGTGGTTGTTATTAGCCTCGATCGCAACCGGGCAGCAGATTTGCCGACCACAACGTGGTCTGCTTAGTCGTAGAAAGGTGGGAGTAAATGCTCAGCAAGCAACGTGGACAGAAATTCACAATACACATCAGCTAGATGAGTACCAATGAGGAGAGGCTTCTGACGTGATAGGTCCCATGCCAGTGCAGCAACGTGCAGCTTTAAAGCAGTTCCCACAATgacttgacaccatgtgacatgactgcAGAGCATAAGACACAGCCATCACCATCGTCATGGACACAATTTCtagccagaatgcattgtaatttcgCAGTGGGTATGTGCGTTGCACAGACTGGTGTAAAATGCACCATCAAGAACGAgcccatttttttctgtgagggtCAGGAAATTCGCTATTTTTTTAGGCTACTCTCACATTTTCTGAGAAGCAACTCATGAGTggaagaagtaggcctacacttgagCTAAAATACATGATTATGTTTATTACACTTTAATTAAAGGTGCGTAAGATGGTGGtcatagtaggtattgcaactatgctgctcattgaaactgtgaatACAAAGgaataaactaataggctatttAGTATGAAGTACAGTAAGTtcagcagctaaaaatgcctaattctggaaattcaaaatggcagaccatggaaaagttccccctgttcatgtatgaaaagtgtaattttcccagtcataatgaatggttagaatttaatggtggtggtaagtagggcctatttgtttaaaaatgcaacatttgtgaatgggcagcatgaattctggaaatgaaaaactaaatatattacacagtgcacctttaaacaaatGGGCattgataggcctacaacaggtCTACACCACTACACCAAGCATTGCTGAACCATGACTGCATGGCAGCACATTGTTGGTTGTGAGGGTTATGGCCATTTTAACTTGCCATTCCATGTGAACTTGGGAATTTAGTTCATGATTTCTATTCACTGAAACTTGTTAAATACCTAGTAGACATATTTACTTTTCGTGGGCACATTGGTAAATTAAGTGACCTTTCTCATGCATCAACTTCATCAATGATCAATATGGTTTAATTCAAACCACCAGACCCTGTGGTGCTTTGCAAGTAAACCGCGTGGGTTTGCACGGTGTCCTAGTGAAGGCCCGCCCcgtttcctccctcccctccccccgcaCCCCCCCGCGGGCACTGTGTAATGTTCAGTGACATAACTGGGTCAGTAGAACAGCTAGCTCTTCACCGCTCACACAGCCTGCCATGCTGGAACCCGAAAACAACAACACGCTCGCGACACGCGACCTAAGGAGTTGCCGACCGAAATGCGATCGAGCACAGAATTAAAAGATTCTGCCTGTGGTAAACCAATCAACAAATTGATGTGTTTGCTTTGGAATCAAAATGACATCCACCTATCCTAATTTTTTTTCTGAACACAAGGGCTTTGGCACACACTGTCCTTTCCCATAAAACATAGCCTACGGATTTGTTGTAACACTATGAACAAGTGGCCATAAGGCTCGATCTTATTCTTACACTcagatgtttgtttattttattacaAGATTCACACCAAAGACACCTTGAAAATAATTTGCAGTCTGGACACTGGATATAGACACGACACATTCAGGCCTGAACACAACATAGAAACTTGCATAATGCTTGACACTATAACCTTTACAAAGCAACATTGTATCCTGAATGAGAACACATTCAAGCCAAGTAGGCATTGCACTCCATTGAAGGTGAATAGTTTTCAGTCAGCAGTGCAGGAGTCAACCTCATGGTCTTTACGAATAGGGCATACAAGTAGACCTTCCATAGAATGTTTATTACGGCCGATGTTTTATTATAGGCTAATTACAATTGAATTAGTCACCGTTCTGCAAGCCAATCCAAAATGGCATCTGACGTTTTATACATTATTTACCCAAATTGTATGCATAGACTAGCCCAGATAAGGACAAATAAAGACGTACAAAGTCCATACAAACATGACAAAGTTGGAGATGACAAATAAAGGGTTGGCTTACCTCTCATTTTGATGATCTTTGGGTTGAACTCCACAACGTGAAAAAAATGTCAAGTTGGCCAGCTAAGTGGCTAACGTCAGATAGCAAGCGGAGTAAAACCTTTGCGCCCCAGAGAGGAGCATTATCGACAAGAAATACTGCAAAAAGAGATTGATCTTCGTCCTCTAGCCGACGGGATTATTTGCGAAACTTTTGATAGACGATTACTGTAATGCGCCGCGCAAGCTTCAACTGCAACGTCGATGTCGTCGCTctgatctctcctcctccctttcctatCCTCCAAGTCCTTCCCCTCTTTGAGCTTTCCTCTCACTCTACCCTGCTAACCTACTTTTCGACGCGTGGACTCTCACATGATCTCACTCTGCTGGCTCATGCACGCTCCTCTTGGGGGCGCGCATCTTTCTCGCTCTTAAGGTGGACTTGTTCTATAGTTTTACGCAGATTTTTGCGCACAGTTTTGTAGTTggactatatgtttcaaaacagAGACAGTTGGTAACACTGCAATCACAATAAACTCAGTCACAATTGGCCCTAAAGCATAAAAAAACATGGCGTGTGGAAAGTCGTCCAAATGTGATTTTGTAAATAGCCTACTTCAATTCGTCTGAAGTCGTTTGCGTAGTCCTGTAACCGAGCATTTATGCTTGAGACTAACAAATTATTTGACAAGGCGTCCCAAAGTCAGCATTCAATGTGATCAGTGTTTGTCAACATAGGTTATGTAATCTGAATTGGAATCATATTATGTGCCTTGGCTTCTTGTCTGGACATCTGGAGGCTGGAATTTGGATCAGTCTCCCTTGACTGTGGATATTTGATGTGTAAAAATCATAGATATTGTCTAGGCCTATCCAGTCTATTCTGTTGCCGTAAATGCCGTGTTAGTGCAAAACAAGGTGTGCATATAGTTATTAGCACATGTTGCAGTTTATTGTGTAATGactcttttttttactgtactttGTGTTGTTTTCGTCAAGTACAAGTGATTTGCATTTACTGAGGAGTGCTGATAAGGCTGCAACCGCTGGTTACAGGATTAAATGATGCAATTTTCTGGCAGGCTGTTATGAAACGGGTAGAAGGGGAGATTACAGTAAGTAGGTTAGTAGAGCAACTTAGAGTACACAGCAGGCTTCACCAAGCCCTCCCTCCCGTTCTTCCCCTATCcaattccctccctctcttgctttccccgtccctctccctcacatgcacacacacaaacacacagacacacacacacatgtgcacgcgcacacacacacgttcactcacactccctttctttctttctttttttcttgctccctcactctctcactcactcactcactcacatactcactcactcgtgcacgcacacacacacacacacacacacacacacacacacacacacacacacacacacacacacacacacacacacacacacacccctttcggCAAACCCAGTGCACTCTCATTTGCTTCATTCCCAAATCCAGCCCCCCACGTTTATTTCTAGATCTATTGGCACATGCATGGTGTGGATTTGAATATTTAGGTCAAACAAAATGGTGCATTCTTTTCACAGACTCACAGACTAAAATGTGTTTGAATATGGAGCTCCTAGGCTTTTGATATTTTCTGTCCGAA
This genomic interval from Engraulis encrasicolus isolate BLACKSEA-1 chromosome 16, IST_EnEncr_1.0, whole genome shotgun sequence contains the following:
- the rorcb gene encoding RAR-related orphan receptor C b encodes the protein MRAQIEVIPCKICGDKSSGIHYGVITCEGCKGFFRRSQQNNAMYSCSRQRNCLIDRTNRNRCQHCRLQKCLALGMSRDAVKFGRMSKKQRDSLYEEVQRHQKSQAECTVGGTVMGVGGLGGRSGSGDDSGEDGGHSRSYSSGGSSTTTLSDLDDITTLPDMLFELPLTPEEASEYCSGLDMLSGSTGGSSGEAGSSSSNQSSPGQSSLDMGDGGSPPVKHEYQLLAETGVLTHSPLGALPDDCSLLDIERITQNVVKSHLETCQYSSEELRRLTWSQYTLEETRSFQCKSAEWMWQRCAIHITHAIQYVVEFAKRITGFLDLCQNDQIILLKAGCLEVLLVRVCRAYSSSNNTMFFDGKFASPHLFKALGCDDLVNEVFDLAKGLSRLQLSEEEMALFSAAVLLSPDRPWLTDTQQVHKLQEKAYLALQHSLHMAGAPAEKLEKMVSKLSQMKSICNLHIDKLEFFRLLHPETAHSFPPLYREVFGSDIAFPDSTNS